From Haloarcula sp. CBA1127, a single genomic window includes:
- a CDS encoding HEWD family protein, protein MAEIVTPRKRECERCGRVDEWDPDQHSWRIVTDDGTKQSGDPHCLHEWDINGTFNPLAE, encoded by the coding sequence ATGGCTGAAATCGTCACCCCACGCAAACGCGAATGTGAGCGGTGTGGGCGGGTCGACGAGTGGGACCCGGACCAACACAGTTGGCGTATCGTCACCGACGACGGCACCAAACAGTCCGGCGACCCACACTGTCTCCACGAGTGGGACATCAACGGCACGTTCAATCCGCTGGCCGAGTGA
- a CDS encoding acyl-CoA thioesterase, with product MPTVLETYIENRWMVQPNHSNHLGSTHGGNVLKWMDELGAMSAMRFAGETCVTARMDQVNFKRPIPVGDTALIEAFVYDTGETSVKVRLRVARENLRTGETESTAESYSVYVAVDEDRNPVPVPDVTTETERGEQLRQRALDGEANR from the coding sequence ATGCCAACGGTACTGGAAACCTATATCGAGAACCGCTGGATGGTCCAGCCCAACCATTCGAACCACCTGGGTTCGACCCACGGGGGAAACGTACTGAAGTGGATGGACGAACTCGGGGCGATGTCGGCGATGCGCTTTGCCGGCGAAACCTGCGTTACCGCGCGGATGGACCAGGTGAACTTCAAGCGGCCGATACCTGTCGGTGACACGGCTCTCATTGAAGCGTTCGTCTACGACACTGGCGAAACGAGTGTCAAAGTTCGGCTCCGAGTCGCCCGAGAGAACCTCAGAACCGGCGAGACAGAGTCGACAGCGGAGTCGTACTCGGTGTACGTCGCAGTCGACGAGGACAGGAACCCGGTTCCTGTCCCCGACGTGACGACCGAGACTGAGCGCGGTGAACAACTGCGACAGCGCGCCCTTGACGGGGAAGCGAACCGCTGA
- a CDS encoding PadR family transcriptional regulator, with the protein MYDLTGFQRDLLYVIAGLDEPHGLAIKEELENYYESEVNHGRLYPNLDTLVEKALIEKGERDRRTNFYTLTKRGQRELDARKEWEAQYVSA; encoded by the coding sequence ATGTATGACCTGACTGGATTCCAGCGGGACCTGCTGTACGTCATTGCAGGCCTTGACGAGCCCCACGGGTTAGCAATCAAGGAAGAGCTCGAAAACTACTACGAGAGCGAGGTCAACCACGGCCGACTGTATCCGAACCTTGACACGCTCGTCGAGAAGGCACTCATCGAGAAGGGCGAACGCGACCGCCGAACGAACTTTTACACGCTGACCAAGCGTGGCCAGCGCGAACTCGATGCCCGGAAAGAGTGGGAAGCGCAGTACGTTTCGGCATAG
- a CDS encoding TraB/GumN family protein, whose product MTEHAESAADEFPEPSGAGRVDVVGTAHVSEHSVTEVESAIEESEPDIVAVELDEGRYRQIKGETPDDLDASDLLRGNTVFQFLAYWMLSYIQTRLGDRFDIEPGADMKAGIDTAERLGLGVALVDRDIQTTVQRFWARLTAVEKLKLVGSLAAEMGPPLTVGLTVGSVFGGLFAVVAGAFGGPFIVPSGALSVLPGGLGGTVEGLLDTLLLICVAAAGIGVPIAALLVRFRGEADVEEFDMEKLTDTDVVSAMMEEFRQFSPGGAEALIDERDAFIAHRLIALREAGYHVLAVVGAGHREGIQGYLDNPETLPPMESLTGTEGGRRVSLYKLVGYGFGVVFLVFFGLLILGGASQAVLLQLFVALVAVNAVLAGGLAKVAGAHWSSAAAAGAFGWLTSLFPLLAAGWFAGYVELRYISVNISDIATLNEILNDQESPVMDLVSRMRAVPLFRLILVVALTNVGSAIASYVVFPVLIPYISSDIGGMQGVSRLLWQGVDEGTQILLGFL is encoded by the coding sequence ATGACCGAACACGCGGAGTCGGCGGCAGACGAGTTCCCGGAACCGTCAGGAGCGGGACGCGTCGATGTCGTCGGAACCGCTCACGTTTCCGAGCACAGCGTCACGGAAGTGGAATCAGCGATTGAGGAATCCGAGCCCGATATCGTCGCCGTCGAGCTTGACGAGGGGCGCTATCGGCAAATAAAGGGCGAAACGCCAGACGACCTCGATGCAAGCGACCTCCTGCGCGGGAACACCGTCTTTCAGTTCCTCGCGTACTGGATGCTGTCGTACATCCAGACCAGACTGGGCGACCGCTTCGATATCGAGCCGGGTGCGGACATGAAAGCGGGCATCGACACCGCCGAACGACTCGGCCTCGGCGTTGCACTCGTCGACCGGGACATTCAGACGACCGTCCAGCGGTTCTGGGCGCGGTTGACGGCCGTCGAGAAGCTCAAACTGGTCGGCAGTCTCGCGGCCGAGATGGGGCCGCCGTTGACCGTCGGACTGACCGTCGGTTCTGTCTTTGGCGGGCTGTTTGCGGTCGTCGCCGGGGCCTTCGGTGGTCCGTTTATCGTCCCGAGCGGAGCGCTTTCAGTTCTGCCGGGCGGCCTCGGTGGGACGGTCGAGGGTCTCCTCGATACGCTGTTGCTCATCTGTGTTGCCGCGGCCGGTATCGGGGTGCCTATCGCCGCACTGCTAGTCCGGTTCCGCGGTGAAGCCGATGTCGAGGAGTTCGACATGGAGAAACTGACCGATACCGACGTGGTCAGTGCGATGATGGAAGAGTTCCGTCAGTTCTCCCCCGGCGGCGCGGAGGCGCTCATCGACGAACGCGACGCATTCATCGCCCACCGACTTATCGCCCTCCGCGAGGCCGGCTATCACGTCCTCGCTGTCGTCGGAGCCGGCCACCGTGAGGGGATTCAGGGCTATCTCGACAACCCGGAGACGCTCCCGCCGATGGAGTCGCTCACCGGAACCGAGGGTGGCCGGCGAGTCTCGCTGTACAAACTCGTCGGCTACGGCTTCGGCGTCGTCTTTCTCGTCTTCTTCGGCCTGCTCATCCTTGGCGGCGCAAGCCAGGCCGTCCTACTGCAGTTGTTCGTCGCGCTGGTCGCCGTCAACGCCGTGCTGGCCGGTGGGCTGGCGAAGGTGGCCGGCGCACACTGGTCAAGTGCGGCCGCCGCCGGCGCGTTCGGCTGGCTGACGAGCCTGTTTCCGCTGCTCGCGGCCGGCTGGTTCGCGGGCTACGTCGAACTACGGTACATCTCCGTCAATATCAGCGATATCGCGACGCTCAATGAGATACTCAACGACCAGGAATCACCGGTGATGGACCTTGTCAGCCGGATGCGTGCGGTACCGCTGTTTCGGTTGATCCTCGTCGTCGCGCTGACGAACGTCGGCAGCGCAATCGCCTCCTACGTCGTGTTCCCGGTGTTGATCCCATACATCTCGTCGGACATCGGCGGGATGCAGGGCGTCTCGCGCCTGCTCTGGCAGGGTGTCGACGAAGGAACACAAATACTTCTGGGGTTCCTCTAA
- a CDS encoding site-2 protease family protein, with translation MAGRRQRTTTERTIGGLSFSQRELRDLLVAWLALGLAFTFFLERQFRRIVFGQFGGLSGAEIASTFAVSLLTVGVGFLLHELAHKVVAVRFGQIAAFKADYRMLGFAVLGGLVGFLFAAPGAVVHRGRLTAKQHGLIAVAGPVTNLALAVVFLVPFVAALLSGTGGFLWEVARMGLQINLLLAGFNMLPFGPLDGRTVRKWSTPVFLAVAVPSILLAIIGLLFLPQMP, from the coding sequence ATGGCGGGTCGCCGACAGCGAACCACCACGGAGCGAACTATCGGTGGCCTCAGCTTCAGCCAGCGCGAACTCCGGGACCTCCTCGTCGCCTGGCTTGCACTCGGACTGGCGTTTACGTTCTTCCTCGAACGACAGTTCCGCCGCATCGTTTTCGGCCAGTTCGGCGGCCTCTCGGGTGCCGAAATCGCCAGCACATTCGCGGTCAGCCTGCTGACGGTTGGCGTTGGTTTTCTATTGCACGAACTGGCTCACAAGGTCGTTGCTGTCCGCTTTGGTCAGATTGCCGCGTTTAAGGCCGATTACCGGATGCTCGGATTCGCAGTCCTGGGTGGCCTCGTCGGCTTCCTGTTTGCCGCACCGGGGGCAGTCGTTCACCGCGGCCGCCTCACGGCGAAGCAACACGGTCTCATTGCCGTCGCCGGACCGGTGACGAACCTCGCGCTGGCTGTTGTGTTCCTCGTCCCGTTCGTCGCGGCACTGCTGTCGGGCACGGGTGGCTTCCTCTGGGAAGTCGCCCGGATGGGCCTGCAGATCAATCTCCTGCTCGCCGGCTTCAACATGCTGCCCTTCGGCCCGCTTGACGGCCGAACGGTCCGAAAATGGAGCACGCCGGTGTTTCTCGCCGTCGCGGTGCCATCGATTCTGCTCGCGATAATCGGATTGCTGTTCCTCCCTCAGATGCCCTGA
- the purM gene encoding phosphoribosylformylglycinamidine cyclo-ligase produces the protein MTDSESEADDADSEEGLTYAETGVDIDASEAATKALIGAAGEFEGDYAGLVDIGDQYLALATDGVGTKLLVAEAVDDYSTIGIDCIAMNANDLIATGVEPVAFVDYLAVETPDEETSEDIGAGLRTGAERAGVALVGGETAVMPDVIKGLDIAGTCAGLAPKDAVFPGEAEPGDAIVGWPSSGIHSNGLTLAREAVTQDHEYTDPFPPNPDRTIAEELLTPTRIYSEVLEPLRASEAHAAAHVTGGGWTNLTRMGSHRYEITDPFEAQPVFEFVQAEGEVSDEEMHRTFNMGTGFVAAVPEADADEIVADSEDARVIGEVASGDEAVAIRNLELTE, from the coding sequence ATGACCGACAGTGAGTCCGAGGCTGACGACGCCGACAGCGAGGAGGGACTGACCTACGCAGAAACCGGTGTGGATATCGACGCCAGCGAGGCGGCGACGAAGGCGCTCATCGGCGCGGCCGGCGAATTCGAGGGCGACTACGCGGGCCTTGTCGACATCGGCGACCAGTACCTCGCGCTCGCAACGGACGGCGTCGGCACCAAACTCCTCGTCGCCGAGGCTGTCGACGACTACTCGACTATCGGCATCGACTGCATCGCGATGAACGCCAACGACCTCATCGCGACTGGTGTCGAGCCGGTCGCCTTCGTTGATTACCTCGCAGTCGAAACGCCCGACGAGGAGACGAGCGAGGACATCGGTGCGGGGCTCCGAACGGGAGCCGAGCGGGCCGGCGTGGCGCTCGTCGGCGGCGAAACCGCCGTAATGCCGGATGTCATCAAGGGGCTGGACATCGCCGGGACCTGTGCCGGACTGGCACCGAAAGACGCTGTCTTCCCCGGCGAGGCCGAACCCGGTGACGCCATCGTCGGCTGGCCGTCCTCTGGGATTCACTCCAACGGGCTCACGCTCGCGCGCGAGGCGGTCACGCAGGACCACGAGTACACTGACCCGTTCCCGCCGAACCCCGACAGGACCATCGCCGAGGAACTGCTGACGCCGACCCGGATCTACAGCGAGGTGCTTGAGCCGCTCCGAGCCAGTGAGGCGCACGCGGCCGCACACGTCACTGGCGGCGGCTGGACCAACCTCACGCGGATGGGGAGTCACCGGTACGAGATCACGGACCCCTTCGAGGCCCAGCCCGTCTTCGAGTTCGTTCAGGCGGAAGGCGAGGTCTCTGACGAAGAGATGCACCGGACGTTCAACATGGGCACTGGATTCGTCGCTGCGGTCCCCGAAGCCGACGCTGACGAGATCGTCGCCGACAGCGAGGACGCTCGCGTGATCGGTGAAGTGGCTAGCGGGGACGAGGCAGTCGCGATCCGAAATCTCGAACTCACCGAGTAA
- a CDS encoding CBS domain-containing protein, whose translation MDLPTPQDLRERRNELGLTQSELAERADVSQPLIARIEGGDVDPRLSTLRRIVTALEEAEGGIIKARDLMNSPVVGVAPDDSVHQTKAVMDEKGYSQVPVIRDGAPQGLIGNSDIRQRPEENVGDLPVAEVMNESIATVEPDAPIDEVDAYLNHNAAVMVVEDGETIGVITEADIARTVS comes from the coding sequence ATGGACTTACCGACGCCACAGGACCTGCGGGAGCGCCGCAACGAACTTGGGCTGACCCAGAGCGAACTGGCGGAGCGGGCTGACGTCTCTCAGCCCCTTATCGCTCGTATCGAAGGTGGTGACGTGGACCCGCGGCTGTCGACACTCCGTCGGATCGTGACTGCACTGGAGGAGGCCGAAGGCGGCATCATCAAGGCCCGCGACCTGATGAACTCTCCCGTTGTTGGCGTCGCGCCCGACGATTCCGTCCACCAGACGAAGGCCGTGATGGACGAGAAAGGGTACTCGCAGGTCCCCGTCATCCGAGACGGGGCACCACAGGGGCTCATCGGCAACTCCGACATCCGCCAGCGGCCCGAAGAAAATGTGGGCGACCTTCCAGTGGCTGAAGTGATGAACGAGTCGATCGCGACCGTCGAACCCGACGCACCCATCGACGAAGTCGACGCTTACCTGAACCACAATGCCGCTGTGATGGTTGTTGAAGACGGGGAAACTATCGGTGTCATAACTGAAGCGGACATCGCGCGTACGGTCAGCTAA